Proteins found in one Oxyura jamaicensis isolate SHBP4307 breed ruddy duck chromosome 27 unlocalized genomic scaffold, BPBGC_Ojam_1.0 oxy27_random_OJ102518, whole genome shotgun sequence genomic segment:
- the LOC118158437 gene encoding eukaryotic translation initiation factor 1 has translation MSAIQNLQPFDPFADASKGDDLLPAGTEDYIHIRIQQRNGRKTLTTVQGIADDYDKKKLVKAFKKKFACNGTVIEHPEYGEVIQLQGDQRKNICQFLVEIGLAKDDQLKVHGF, from the exons ATGTCCGCTATCCAGAACCTCCAACCCTTCG ACCCCTTTGCTGATGCAAGTAAGGGTGATGACCTGCTTCCTGCCGGCACTGAGGACTACATCCATATAAGGATCCAGCAGCGGAACGGCAGGAAGACCCTCACCACTGTCCAGGGCATCGCGGATGATTACGATAAAAAGAAACTGGTGAAGGCCTTCAAGAAG aaATTTGCCTGCAATGGTACTGTGATCGAACACCCTGAATATGGAGAAGTGATTCAGTTGCAAGGTGACCAGCGCAAGAACATATGCCAGTTCCTCGTAGAG attgGACTGGCTAAAGACGACCAGCTGAAAGTCCATGGGTTTTAA